DNA sequence from the Pseudoduganella plicata genome:
AAGCCGAATGGACAACCTGCGTCTCGGTTCGCCGCTCGATAAATCGATGGACATCGGCGCGCTGGTCGACCCGATCCAGCGCCAGCGTATCCATGGCCTGGTGGAAGCGGCACGCGCCGAGGGCTGCGAGATTTACCAGCCATCGGCGTGCGAGATCCCCGCCGAAGGTTCGTGGTTCCCGCCGACCTTGATCACGGGCGCATCGACGTCCGCTGCCGTGGCCCAGGCCGAGATCTTCGGCCCCGTGCTGGTGGCAATGAGCTTCCGCACGCCAGCCGAAGCGGTGCAGCTGGCGAACAACACGGTCTACGGCCTGGCCGCGTGCGTCTGGAGCGAGAACATCAGCCTGGCGCTGGACGTGGCGCCGCAGATCAAGGCCGGCGTGGTGTGGATCAACACGGCCAACCAGTTCGACGCCGCCTGCGGCTTCGGCGGCTACAAGGAATCGGGCTATGGCCGTGAAGGCGGCCGCGAAGGCATGTTCGAGTATCTGGTGCCGGTGTCCGAAGACGCGCGTCCGGCACTGCCGGCAGTAGCGAAATCCGCTGCCGCCAAGCCTGCCGCCGCGTCGAGCGATCCGTTCGCCATCGACCGTACCGCCAAGCTGTACATCGGCGGCAAGCAGGCCCGCCCCGACGGCGCCTACAGCCGCGCCATCCATGGTGCGGACGGCACGTTCCTCGGCGAGATTGGCGAAGGCAATCGCAAGGACATCCGCAACGCCGTCGAAGCGGCGCACAAGGCGTCCGGCTGGACCAAGGCCACGGCGCACAACCGCGCGCAGGTGCTGTACTACATCGCCGAGAACCTGGCCGCCCGCGGCAGGGAATTCGCCGAGCGCATCGCCGCGCAGACCGGCAGCAAGACTACGGAAAAAGAAGTGCAGGCATCCATTGAGCGCCTGTTCTACTGGGCCGCGTGGGCCGACAAGTACGACGGCGCCGCGCACCAGCCGCCGATGCACGGCATCACCGTCGCGCTGAACGAAGCGATCGGCGTGATCGGCATCGTCTGCCCGAACGAGAACCCGCTGCTGGGCTTCATCTCGCTGGTCGCGCCGGCCATCGCCGTGGGCAACCGCGTCGTGGCCGTGCCGTCGGAAGCGCACCCGCTGTCGGCCACGGACCTGTACCAGGTGTTCAACACGTCGGACCTGCCGGGCGGCGTCGTCAACATCGTTACGGGCAGCGCCGACGAGCTGGCGCGCACCCTGGCGTCGCACAGCGATATCGATGCCGTCTGGCGTCACGACGGCTCGGCCGCCGGCTGCGCCGAAGTGGAGAAGCTGTCGGCCGGCTCGCTCAAGCGCACCTGGACAAGCGGCGGCAAGGGCCGCGACTGGTTCAGCACGCAGCAGGCGGCCGGACGGACGGTGCTGGCGCATGCCACGCAGGTGAAGAATATCTGGATTCCTTACGGCGTTTGAGTTGACCGGCGGGTGATGCATCCGCTACGGCCTGATCCGCTGGGGTCTGTCCCCGGTAAGCAGCGGCTCTGGCGCTTGCCGTTTGCTTTACGAGGGGACTGGAGCGGATGATGGCAAGTATGCCATCATCCGCTGCGCAGGCGCGGAGCATGCTCCGCGAAACCCCTGCTTCGCCCCCGGTTTTTTCCAGTGCTTCGCGATAAATACCGGGGTCGTTCCCCTAACGAAGCCGCTGGCAAGCGCTGGAGCTGACACTTACCGGGGACAGACCCCAGGCACACGCCAACAAAGTTAAGAAAGAACAAATCATGTACCTCCCCCAAGAAATCATCCGCAAGAAGCGCGACGGCGGCGTCCTGACCGCCGATGAAATCCGCTTCTTCGTCGGCGGCATCACCAGCGGCGCCACCACCGAAGGCCAGATCGCCGCGCTCGCGATGGCCGTCTTCTTCAACGACATGACGATGGACGAGCGGGTCGCCTTTACGCTGGCGATGCGCGACTCCGGAGACGTGCTGGAATGGAAGTCGCTGAACCTGCCCGGCCCTGTCATGGACAAGCACTCCACCGGCGGCGTCGGCGACGTCGTTTCGCTGCTGCTGGGCCCAATGATCGCCGCGTGCGGCGGCTTCGTGCCGATGATCTCGGGCCGCGGCCTGGGACACACGGGCGGCACGCTGGACAAGTTCGATTCGATCCCGGGCTATTGCACGGTGCCGGACAATGCCTTGTTCCGCAAGGTCGTCAAGGACGTGGGCGTGGCCATCATCGGCCAGACCGCGTCGCTCGCGCCGTCCGACAAGAAGTTCTACAGCATCCGCGACGTGACGGCGACGGTGGAATCGGTCGCCATGATCACGGGTTCCATCCTGTCGAAGAAGCTGTCGGCGGGCCTCGACGTGCTGGCGATGGACGTCAAGGCCGGCAGTGGCGCGTTCATGCCGACCTATGAAAAATCGGTGGAGCTGGCCGAGTCGATCGTCAAGGTCGGCAATGGCGCCGGCATGATGACGTCCGCGCTGCTGACCGACATGAACGAGTCGCTGGCCCCGGCCGCCGGCAACGCCGTCGAAGTGCGCTGCGCGATCGATTACCTGACCGGTAAATCGCGTCCGGCGCGCCTGCATGAAGTGACGATGGCGCTGTGCGCCGAGATGCTCGTGCTGGGCAAACTGGCCGCCAACGAAACGGAAGCGCGCGCCAGGCTGCAGGCATCGCTCGACAGCGGCGCCGCGGCGGAACGCTTCGCGAAGATGGTCACGGCGCTGGGCGGTCCGGCCGACCTGCTGGAGAACATGGACAAGCACCTGGACCGTGCGCCGTTTATCGTCGAAGTGCCGGCCCTGCAGTCGGGTTACGCCGCCACAACGAACTGCCGCGGCCTGGGACTGGCAGTCGTCAGCCTGGGCGGCGGCCGCCGTCGTCCGCAGGACGCGATCGACTTCGGCGTCGGCCTGACGAACCTGGCGGAACTGGGCCAGAAGATCGACGCCGGCCAGCCGCTGGCAATCGTCCACGCACGCACCGAGGAAGCGGCCAAGCAGGCCGTGGCCGAAGTCCAGGCGGCGTACACGATCGCCGACACGGCACCGGCTGCCAACCCGATCGTCTACCGCACGATCCGCCCGTAATGAAACCCGGGACCCATATGAATACCCAACAACTGATCGAAGAAGCCAAGGCCGCACGGCTGAAGGCCTATACCCCGTATTCGAACTTCAAGGTCGGCGCCGCTTTGCTGTGCAGCGACGGCAAGGTCTTTCATGGCTGCAACGTGGAAAATGCCGCCTATGGCCTGTGCAACTGCGCCGAGCGCACCGCGTTCTTCTCCGCGTTTGCCCACGGCTACAAGCAGGGCGACTTCGACAAGCTCGTAGTCGTTGGCGAGACCGATGGTCCGATCGCACCGTGCGGCGCGTGCCGTCAGGTCATCATTGAACTGGGCGGCAACGCGCTGCCCGTCGTGCTGACGAACCTGAACGGCGACGTGTTCGAGACGACAGCGGCCGAGCAGCTGCCGAACGCGTTCGGCGGCCACGACCTGAAGAAAAAATAAGCGGTGAAAAAAGCCATCGACGTGCAGGCCGCGGTCGCCATCGCGTCGCTGGAAGCCATCGCCGCCAAGACGCAAGGCACGTTCGGTGTCGGCGGCGTCATGCTGGACAGCTTTGGCACCGTGCTGCAGTCGGTACACAACAATGTGATTCGCCATGGCCTGATCCACGATCCCACGGCCCATGGCGAACGGCAGCTGATCGACTGGTACTACGCCGAAGCGGCCAAGGGCAGGGCACTGCCGCCGTCGCACGAGATCACCATCGTCACGTCGCTCGATCCCTGCTGCATGTGCGCCGGGGCCATCCTGGCGGGCGGCTTCCACGTTGTCGTGGCCGCGAACGATTGCAACGCCGGTGTCAACCACGAAGGCGACGCGTCGTTCACTGCGCTGCCCGAGGCCTTGCGCGAGCAGGCGCGTGGCACGTTTTCCTATCCGGCGGTGCTGGGGACGTCGTCGTATGCACGCCAGCAGCGTGGTGCGGCACCGCCGCCTTTCTTCATCGGCAAGACCATCGCCGAGCCGACGCAGGCATTGTGCTCCCTGGTGTTCGAGGCAACCACGGAAAGCGTCATCGGCCTGTTCAACGTCGATCCGCCCCGCGCGAGCTTGCTGGACCCGGCCACGTTGCCGGGCGACGACGTTATCGTGCGGGCGCTGAAGCGGGCCTGCCCGGATGCGCTGACCTATCGCTGCGAACCGGGGCGGCCGGACGCGGGGCTGGCGCCGTATCTGGAGCATGCGGTCCGGCGCGACCGCGCACAGGGCGGCAACGGCGATGCCGTCGTGCTGCTCGATGCCTTCGGCAACCTGCTGCTGTGCTGCCACGGCCGGCGCGGCAAATCCGCCATCCGTACCGCATTCATGGAATGCACGCGTGCCTATGCCCAGCTGCGCTACAAGCTGATGGACGGCCTTGAGGCGGCGCGGCAGGACGAAGTGCGCCGCTACCTGGGACACCCGAAAGACGCCACGTTAGTGCTGGCGCGCGCGCCGGACGAGACTGCGCTCGACGTCATGAACCTGGGCGCCTATGGCTCGACGATGGAAGGTCCGCTGCCGGCCCGGAATCCCGCGCAGCTGCAATTTGTGCTGCCGCCGCGCGACGAGGCGGCGCTGGCAAGGCTATGCGCTGGCTTGCCACCACTGTACCGCGACGTGATCGGCATCCACCCCACGCAGGTCGCCGACGCCGGCCTGGTGGCCGCGCTGGCCGCCGGCGCTGCCGCCACCTAGCGCATCCGTTCCGAATCGGCCCACGGATCGTAGGTGCCGATGCTCCACACATGGCCCTCCGGGTCGCGGCACGTGAAGCCGCGTCCGCCGTACTCCTCGTCCTGCAATGCCAGCAGGATCGGCGCTCCCGCCTGCACCGCCCGCTCGTGCACCTGGTCGGCATCGTTGACGACGAGGTAGGAGGTCTGGGTGACGAAGGTGCCGATTTCCGCAGGCTCTTTCAGCAGGCGGCCATAGTCGCTGTCGACCACCGAACCCAGCATGATCATGCCGTTGCCATACGTGAGCTGGGCGTGCGCCACGCTGTCGTCTTCGTTCCGCACCACCAGCCGGGCTTCGAAACCCAGAGTGTTGCAGAGCCATTCGATAGCGGCCGGCGCATCGCGATAACGCAGGCAGGGCATGATGGTGGCGCGCGTTTGCTTCGGTACCGTCGTCATTGTGCTTCTCCTTGTGCTGGCGGATGCCCGCAAGGGGGCGGAATCACCAATATAGACCAGCGTTTTGGGTGCGGCAAGCGGAGTCAGGCAGGGAAAAAACCAACTGGACAATGAGCGGGGTGTCACATCTGCTGGAACAGATGAGTATTGCCGCGGCTGACTTCCAGCTCTTCGGCGAAGTGGCGCACGCGCACCATCTGCCGACCGCGCAGGTCGCGCGTGACTGCGGCGATGGCGTCCACCCGCACGAGCGTGGAGCGGTGGATGCGCCAGAATTCGTCCGGGTCGAGTTCCTCGGCCAGCTCCTTCAGTGTCTTGCGGATCAGGACTTCGCCTTGCGCCGTCTGCACCCGCGTGTACTTCTCGTCGGCGCGAAAGAACAGGATCTCGCGTGTGCTGATCATGCGCAGGCTGTTGCCGACCTGCGCCTGGATCCAGTGCAGGTAACTGCGCGCCGGCCTGACCGCGCCCTGCGCGAGCAGGCGGCCCAGCTGGCGCTCGATGTCGTCCGGCCGGCGGCCAATGCGGCTCTTCAGGCGCGCCACCGTCGCCGTCAGCCGTTCGCCGCCGACAGGCTTCAGCAGGTAGTCCAGCGCGCCGTGTTCGAACGCGTCGATCGCATACTGATCGTAGGCCGTCACGAACACGATATGGCAGCGGTTGAACAGCATCCGCGCCGCTTCGATGCCGGAAACGCCCGGCATGCGGATGTCGAGGAAGACGATGTCGGGCCGGTGCTGCCCCGCCAGCGCGACGGCCTCCACGCCGTTGGCCGCTGCGGCCACGATGGACAGCTCGGGCCAGCAGTCGTGCAGGCGCTTGCTCAGCATGTCGCGCATGGGCTCTTCGTCGTCCGCGATCAGCGCCGTGGCGTTCATGGCTCGGCCTTGGCGAAAATGTCCGGCGTGAACGGCAGCCGGATGCACGCGCGGCAGCCGCCGTGCGCCGGGGTTTCGATCAGCAGCTCGGCGCGGGCGCCGTACAACAGCTTCAGGCGCTCACGCACGTTCGTCAGCCCGACGCCGTCGCCGGCGTAGCGGGAGAAGCCGACACCATCGTCCTGCACCGTCACTTCCATCGTCGCGGCGGTGGCGCGCGCACGGATGTCGATCCGGCCGCCTTCGATCTTCGGCTCAAGGCCGTGCCTGATGGCGTTCTCGATCAGGATCTGCAGCATCATCGGCGGGAAGGTGGCGCTTTCCAGCTCGCGCGGCACATCGATCGACACGGCCAGCCGCGTCTTCATCCGCGCCTGCATGATGGCGAGATAGGAGCGCGACAGGGCGATCTGCCGCCCCAGCGTGGCGCCGCCGCGCGAGCGCATCTGCGGCAGCGTGGAGCGCAGATAGTCGATCAGGTGTTCATGGATGCGGGCCGCCTGCGGCGGGTCGGTCTCGATCAGCTGTCCGATCAGCGCCAGGGTATTGAACAGGAAGTGCGGCTCGACCTGCGCCTGCAGCGCCGCCATCTGCGCTTCCACCAGGCGCCGTTCGGTGCTTTCCGTGCCCGCTTGCGCGGCTGCTTCGCGCGCCTCGATCTCGGCCTTGCGCTTGCCCCCGGCCAGCACTTTCAGGCCGCACGAGATCAGGATGAAGGCGAGCGCCTGTTTCGGCAGCAGGACCGGCGTGCAGGCCAGCAGCAGCGCCAGCACCCACGTCACGACCAGCTGGCGGAACGGCACCTGCGCCAGCCAGTCGAAGAACTGCCACCACAGGCTGCTGGCTGTCTCGCCCAGTTCGCGCAGGAAGCCGAACACGCCGGCGCTTCCGGCCGCCACTCTCATTTTGCGCCGCCCGGCATCGTGTCTTGCGGCTGTTCGTGCACGTGGCGGCGCTGCACGTGCTGCAGCCCGAGCGCTCCGATGAGCAGCTTTGCCAGCAGGAAGATGACGAACAGCGTCAGCGCCAGCGGGAGGATCGTCAGCAGGATCGCCAGCATGACGCACAGCGCCAGCAGCGAAGGCCAGGACTTCCGCTCGAGCCGGCGCATGCCGAAGCGGACAACGCTGACGACCGCGGCGCTGGCTTCGCGCAGGGTTTCGGTAAACGTCTTGTTGATGGTTTTCATGGCGGAAGGCTCCTGCAGGGTGGCGATGTGCGGACTCTAGCGCCCGCGCCGCCACCCTGGAACCGCCGTCCGACGAATTGTTGTTTTGACGGCCTGGCTTGCGCGGAAAGGCGACGAATGGGGCGGGACGAATGCCCGGCTGTCCCTGGCGGTGACGCGTCGGAGCCAGCCTTTCATGCACTGCCCCAAGCGCGGGAGCAGCACGGCAGAGCACAGGGTCGAACCCCAACGTTTCCCCTTTCGGCTGTCGTTGTAGTCAGGGTAACTATTGGTTTTCGTTGCAAACTATGTTATTGTCATGGAAATATATATTGCAAATATGCTAGCCTAGTTGACGCCAAGGACATCATGACCCGCCTTCTGACCACCGCCCTGACCATCGCTTTTGCCGCCGGTACTACGTTCGCCTCGGCCGCCGCTACCGCGCCCTTGACCGCCAATCAGGTCCTCAACCAGCTCAACGTGGTGGCGCTGGACACGATCGACTCGACGTCGCACGTGGATGGCCGCACCTGGGCCGGCGGCAGCGTGAAGGGCGGCGACTACGGCCAGCACCTCGGCAGCGCCCCTGCCTCCGCCTACGCCGGCCTGACGGCGCAAGGGGCCGCCAGCAACCTGCACGTCAACGGCGGCGGCGCCGTGATCGGCGGTTCGCTCGCCAACGCCACCATCAACTCGGGCGCCAGCGTCGTAAAGGGGGGCGCCAGCGGCACCAATTTCAATGGCCCCGCGTACGTCGCCGGGGCGAGCGCATGGAACAACTTCAATGGCGGCCGCGTGACGGACCTGACGGCCGCCATGCAGAGCGCCGATGCGGCGGCCGGCTCGACCGATTTCGGCAACCTGCTGGCCGGCCTGTCGGCATCGCTGAACGGTCTGGCCGATACGGGCAGCACCGTTGCCGTAAACGGCAACAAGGCCGTATTCAATGCGAAGGCCGACGCGAGCGGCGTCGCCGTGTTCGACCTGGATGCGATCGACGAGAGCCTGTTCCGCATGGGCGAATTCGAATTCCACCTGAACGGCGCCAGTACCGTCATCTTCAACACGGACGTGACGACGGCCTCGATCAATGCCAACTTCCTGGGCGGCTCGGCCCAGGCCATCGGCGGCAAGGCGATCTGGAACTTCTCCAGCGCGACCAGCCTGACGCTGGGCAGCCAGTTCGGCGGCGCCGTGCTGGCTACGGGCGCCACGCTGACCAACTGGCAGAACATCGAAGGCGGTGTCTTCGTGCAGGACCTCGTCCAGCGCGGCGAGATCCACCTGCAGCCGTTCACGGGCAACGTGCCGCTGCTGCCGGTGCCCGAGCCGATGAGCGTCTGGCTGCTGCTGGGCGGGCTGGTCGTGCTGGGCGCCCGCGCAACGACCCGCCAGGCGCCGTTCCGCTGATGTAGTACCGCGCACAGGCACCGGACGCCCTGCGGCCGGCACCTGTGCGCAACGTTCCTAAACGCCCCGGCGTATCGCTGTCAGCACCATCGCCACGATGGTCTCCTCGGCGTCCTCGTAATCCCTGCGCGTCAGCCGCCGGTTCAGCACCAGCGCCATTTGAGGCGCGAAGTCGGCATACGACTGCGTCATCGCCCAGATCGAGAACAGCAGGTGCGTCGCGTTGACCGGGGCGATCCGGCCAGCCGCGATCCAGCCTTCGAACACTTCGATATCGCGCCGCAGCACGGGCACCACGCGCTGGCGGATCTGCTCCCCGTACAGCTTGGCGCCGCCGATCACCTCCATCGCATACACGCGCGAAGCGTTGGGCTGCTCGCGTGAAAACTTCAGCTTTGCCTGCACGTAGGCGCGCAGCACGTCCTCCGGCTCGCCCGCATCGGCCAGGTGCGCCATCCGGTCCAGCCACTCGTCCAGCACGTCGTCCAGCACGCGCTGGTACAGCGCACCCTTGCTCGGGAAGTAATACATCAGGTTCTGCTTCGACAGGCCGGCGCTTTCCGCAATGGTGGCGATGGCCGTGCCTTCATAACCGCATTCGGCGAAGATGCGTACCGCCTCGGCCACGATCTGCGCTTCCAGCCGGTCGCGGTTCTGCATCCGCCGCGCCGCGCTGGTGAAACGGGGCGCGATTTTCCGGGGCGGGATCTTATTCATCGCCGCTCCTGACCGAGCGCAGGAACTCTCGCAGCTGCGGCTGATCCGCATAGGCGACGTTGAAGCGGAACCAGATCGAGCGGCTCGGGCGCAGCATGAAGAACTCGTTCGGCGCCAGCAGGATGCCGGCACGCAGCGCGGCGTCCGCGATGATGCGGCCGTTGCGTAGCGCCGTCGGTGCCGTGTGCCAGCCTGCGCTGACGAACATGCCGCCGCGTGGCCGCGCCACGGGCGTCATGCCCACGTCGCGCAGCGCATCGATGGTGCGTTCGCGGCCCGCGTCCAGCTGCACCACCAGCTTCTCGACCATGCGGCGGTAGGGCCGCGCCGTGATGGCATGGTGGACCGCGCGCTCGTTCACTTCCGACGTCGTCAACCCCGTCAGCATCTTCACGCGTACCAGTTCCGGCAGCAGCGAAGCGGAAGCGCAGATGGATCCGACCCGCAACACGGGCGACAGCGTCTTGGAGAAGCTGCCGACGCGGATGACGCGCCGCAGTCCGTCCAGCGCGGCCAGCGATGCCTCCCCGCGCAGGGCAAGTTCGCGGTAGATGTCGTCCTCCACCAGCCAGAAGTCGAACTGCTCGGAAAGTAGCAACAGGCGGTGCGCCTGCGCCGGCGACAGCGACGTGCCGAGAGGATTCTGCAGCACGGTGTTCACGAACATCAGCTTGGGCTGCGCAATTTTCGCCTGTTCCGCCAGGATGTCCATGTCGATGCCATGGTCGTCGCGCGGGATGCCGACGACAGTGCAGCCATGGTGGCGGATCAGCGAGAGCAGGTTGCTGTAGCCGGGATCTTCGACGAACACGGTGTCGCCCGGCCGCGTCAGCGTGCGCAGGATCAGGTCGAACGCATGGGTGGCGCCGTGCGTCAGCAGGATCTGGTCCGGTTCGACGGGGAACAGCTCGTCCGACAGGGTGGCCGCCACGTGCTGGCGCAACGATGGAAAACCCAGCGGGTGGCCATAGCCGCGCAGGCGGTTGGCCGGAATGCGCATGGCCTGGCGGACCGCGTCGAGGATCGTGTCCTCGCCATACCACTCCGGTGGCAGCCAGCCGGCGCCCACCGGCAGCGCGTCCGTGACGCCCGTGTACAGTTCCGGCGTGAGCGCATCCACGGCGGCGGGACCGCTGGCGAAGGGCGGCGGCAGCAAGGTCGCCGGGACTTCCTGGCGCGCCACGAAATAGCCCGAGCCGCGGCGCGACGACAGCAGCCCCAGCGTGACGAGCCGGTCATAGGCTTCGACAACTGTAAAGGTACTGATGCCATTACACTTCGCGAACTGGCGCACGGACGGCATTTTCGTGCCGATGCGAAGTGCCTTTGCCAACACCATCTCCGTGACCGCCGCCACGATCTTGTCGACCAGGCTGCCCTTCTTTGCCCGCTCCAGCGGCAGTACCGGCCAGACGGGAGCAGCGCCCGCCATGCCTTGATCCGCCGCAACGTCCTCATGCGCCATCGTTGACTCCCGTCGCAGAACTGTATTGTTTTAACTACCTGTACGGTTGGAAGGTTTTTCCGATTGTGTATATGTGCCATAGTGAACGGCGTGACTATTATTGCATCATCATTTTGCCAACTGGTAAATTTTTTTACGGGTTGTCAAAGCGGACCGTAAGCAAATCACGTCGCAAGCCAGCCACAAGGAGAACACAATGAACGAGTCCCGCCCGGAGTCGATGGCAGCCTTCTGGATGCCGTTCACGAACAACCGGGATTTCAAGGCCAGCCCACGCCTGCTGGTCTCCGCCGCCGGCGTGCACTACAAGGACGTCGACGGTAACGAGATCCTCGACGGCACCGCCGGCCTGTGGTGCGTTCCATGCGGCCACGCGCAGCCGAAGATCGTGGCGGCGGTGCGCGAAATGGTGGGCCAGCTGGACTTCGCGCCGACGTTCCAGATGGGCCATCCGGCCGCGTTCGACCTGGCCGACAGGCTGATGGCCTACACCAACCACCGCTTCGGCCACGTCTTCTATACCAACTCCGGTTCCGAGGCGGTCGACACGGCACTGAAAATGGCGCTGGCGTACCACCGGGCACGCGGCGAGGCGAGCCGCACCCGCTTCATCGGCCGCGAACGAGGCTACCACGGGGTCGGCTTCGGCGGCATTTCCGTCGGCGGCATTGCCGCCAACCGCAAGCCGTATGGCACCTTGCTGCCCGGTGTCGATCACCTGCCGCACACGCACGACATCGGGAAGAACGCTTTTACGCGCGGCGAACCGGAATACGGCGCGCACCTGGCGGACGAGCTGGAACGTATCGTCGCGCTGCACGACGCCTCGACGATCGCCGCCGTTGTCGTCGAACCCGTGGCCGGCTCCACGGGCGTGCTGATTCCGCCGAAGGGCTACCTGAAGCGGCTGCGCGAGCTGTGCACGAAGCACGGCATCCTGCTGATCTTCGACGAAGTCATCACCGGGTTCGGGCGCATGACGACGCCGTTCGCGGCGGACTACTTCGATGTCGAACCGGACATGATGACGACCGCGAAGGGCCTGACCAATGGCACGGTGCCGATGGGCGCCGTGTTCTCGAAGCGCTTCGTGCACGACGCGTTCATGGAAGGGCCGGCCGGCATCGAACTGTTCCACGGCTACACGTACTCGGGTCACCCGCTGGCCTGCGCGGCCGCGCTGGCCACGCTGGAAGTCTTCGAGGAACAGAAGATCCTCGACCATGCCAAAGGCCTGCAGGATTACTGGGCCGATGCCGTGTACTCGCTCAAGGACCTGCCGCACGTGATCGATCTGCGCTGCATCGGCCTGATCGCCGGCATCGAACTAGCGCCGATCGCCGGCAAGCCCGGCGCGCGCGCCTATGCCGCGTTCAAGAAGGCTTTCGCGGAAGGTGTGCTGATCCGCGTGACGGGCGACATCATCGCGCTGTCGCCACCGCTCGTCCTTGAAAAGCGCCATATCGACGAGCTGTTCGGCAAGCTGGCGAAGATTCTGAAGGAGCTGGACTGA
Encoded proteins:
- a CDS encoding aspartate aminotransferase family protein — encoded protein: MNESRPESMAAFWMPFTNNRDFKASPRLLVSAAGVHYKDVDGNEILDGTAGLWCVPCGHAQPKIVAAVREMVGQLDFAPTFQMGHPAAFDLADRLMAYTNHRFGHVFYTNSGSEAVDTALKMALAYHRARGEASRTRFIGRERGYHGVGFGGISVGGIAANRKPYGTLLPGVDHLPHTHDIGKNAFTRGEPEYGAHLADELERIVALHDASTIAAVVVEPVAGSTGVLIPPKGYLKRLRELCTKHGILLIFDEVITGFGRMTTPFAADYFDVEPDMMTTAKGLTNGTVPMGAVFSKRFVHDAFMEGPAGIELFHGYTYSGHPLACAAALATLEVFEEQKILDHAKGLQDYWADAVYSLKDLPHVIDLRCIGLIAGIELAPIAGKPGARAYAAFKKAFAEGVLIRVTGDIIALSPPLVLEKRHIDELFGKLAKILKELD
- a CDS encoding aminotransferase-like domain-containing protein; amino-acid sequence: MAGAAPVWPVLPLERAKKGSLVDKIVAAVTEMVLAKALRIGTKMPSVRQFAKCNGISTFTVVEAYDRLVTLGLLSSRRGSGYFVARQEVPATLLPPPFASGPAAVDALTPELYTGVTDALPVGAGWLPPEWYGEDTILDAVRQAMRIPANRLRGYGHPLGFPSLRQHVAATLSDELFPVEPDQILLTHGATHAFDLILRTLTRPGDTVFVEDPGYSNLLSLIRHHGCTVVGIPRDDHGIDMDILAEQAKIAQPKLMFVNTVLQNPLGTSLSPAQAHRLLLLSEQFDFWLVEDDIYRELALRGEASLAALDGLRRVIRVGSFSKTLSPVLRVGSICASASLLPELVRVKMLTGLTTSEVNERAVHHAITARPYRRMVEKLVVQLDAGRERTIDALRDVGMTPVARPRGGMFVSAGWHTAPTALRNGRIIADAALRAGILLAPNEFFMLRPSRSIWFRFNVAYADQPQLREFLRSVRSGDE